From Candoia aspera isolate rCanAsp1 chromosome 4, rCanAsp1.hap2, whole genome shotgun sequence, a single genomic window includes:
- the FAM133B gene encoding protein FAM133B, which produces MGKRDNRVAYMNPIAMARSRGPAPSSGPTIQDYLNRPRPTWEEVKEQLEKKKKGSKALAEFEERMNENWKKELEKHREKLLSGSESTSRKKEKKKKEKKKSSRLSPSSSSSSSSDSSSSSSDVEDEDKKQGKKRKKKKYRSLQKSSESSSSDSDSGSKDSLKTKRSKEDYERDKDSKSLVRKRIKADRMEELLPSDSSSESVQAEEVQAKKKKNSEEKEKNDKTKKRKKHKKHGKKKKKKTASSSSHPKYLSQVFFSSKVQ; this is translated from the exons ATGGGGAAGAGGGATAACCGGGTG GCATATATGAATCCCATAGCAATGGCTAGATCACGAGGTCCTGCTCCATCTTCAGGACCTACCATACAAGACTACTTGAACAGACCAAGACCAACATG gGAAGAAGTAAAAGAACAactagaaaaaaagaagaagggttCCAAGGCCTTAGCAGAAtttgaagaaagaatgaatgag aactggaaaaaagaactggaaaaacatAGGGAGAAATTGTTAAGTGGAAGTGAGAGCACCTCACGAAAGAAAGAG aaaaagaaaaaagagaagaagaaatccAGTAGG TTGTctccatcttcctcttcctcatcaagCTCTGATTCTTCCAGCAGTTCATCTGATGTTGAAGATGAG GATAAGAaacaagggaaaaagagaaagaaaaaaaaataccgcTCCTTACAGAAGTCATCTGAAAGCTCTAGTTCAGATTCTGATTCGGGTAGCAAg GACAGCTTAAAAACTAAACGGTCAAAGGAAGATTATGAAAGAGACAAG GATTCCAAAAGTCTTGTTAGGAAAAGAATAAAAGCTGATCGTATGGAAGAATTATTACCATCGGACTCTTCATCAGAATCTGTTCAAGCAGAGGAG GTacaagcaaaaaagaagaaaaacagtgaagaaaaagagaaaaat gatAAAACAAAAAAGCGGAAGAAGCACAAGAAGCatggcaaaaagaagaaaaagaaaacagcaagctCAAGCTCTCATCCAAAATACTTaagtcaagtttttttttcatcaaaagtGCAATGA